Proteins from a genomic interval of Symmachiella macrocystis:
- a CDS encoding outer membrane protein assembly factor BamB family protein, translating to MSLPMQSMWRSRRAVWTVLMLGSLLPCRVGLAQQFIPGGPVQAMAPADVFPQHSKLGRQLLMAQDELAAKNYRVGLRRLGLIVGSEPVRGTPDNQPLSEDHFYSETPDDLATFGSLKASAREIIAALPPEGLEVYEDLYGRMAQAELQAASAAGDFEKMAEIARRYFHTAAGYEAAYQVAAHHMDHGRPMAAVRVFGELLKQPRAIERWEPMLSTKAAICWARAGRISEAADILAALKQQQNADHILLGGARQPLFPDPAAEAGSLAEIFGPAQSTSRRNDDLRMVGGNPARNQLQADSFPFLRPTWQSAVSDNAGVLDILNHWKRALADAEDLSIPAVRPLLVDDLLLVKILGDEALPTGSKIRAYDAQSGAVRWQTAPNATYDPMPPSPTYNGGPSPGVEDIKRNTVAEQRAWHDHTFADLASDGKSVYSVEELDVHKTSNAMITASLRVYNLLCAYDLQTGKALWEVGGGPGEIALPLAGTFFLGPPLPLDGRLYVIAEQDRHIRLLVLNPENGELLWAQSLFVVNAGQQSLVLDVWRRVAGLSPAYSQGLIICPTGVGGVVAFDVESRELQWHFTYDNGSGPARTPRRFAASPSSHRMMPGQEGQRWLNTTPLIAEGRVLIAPLDARQFYCIDVLTGELLWRKQQLDRLQIVGVQDGNVVVLGKHELEVFQLETGEPVFKAPIPIPSPSGRAVLAGENVLVPLSSGELVAIDLASGSIVNRAATPDGTVPGNLLCLPDAVVSHGLTGMAVYEDFSRAKERIAARLQENPSDLQALLASAEISQQEGGLAAAIAGFRRVAAATNDLAAQTQLLDLLLQGLQTDFATYQNQTTEIRTLLQGVQSEAASGSDNVTDLVVGALDPIQQDAALLAQPDRRGLFLRSLGEGFAAQGNPAAAMEAYLEYSSTGRGDWFDEVQPGWGIRRDQWFAARLSELLHNASAEHKAILNQQAEQQLATAIEPLQSEQLRRFVVRYGNHPLVDKALRAMVDATADGIHPLESEFALLRLRRSTDEQTVAFATAKLAALSIDFGRYSDAAGYLQELRSLWAETPILDKKTGKELVESWSTDPLVAERLSDKSPWLMGRVDVSNEKKSQVTRSIAQPVNVLEVRERHSPPLALQWSMPNGSTTATLTARDGNTTPVWNVEVPTGDGGRINFNSYARACGDLMVLMSGNEILAVDALGWQSGTGVDDAQVSNGQVLWRKYLRGPYPRRGVGSRSNNSWGFDPRGRQLGVLGPVTTEGVFYRSGRSIFAVATMTGETLWQRGGVDRNSRLFADEDRLMVVSGDGKTVTYFRMTDGAELGTRDYIPGKQLIAAVDGNVLSLAFIDNHLVIQLQHLWSGDMLWKREFHLRSHYTRVGHDELAVLSPEGQLTVLNIADGTTVFETEMQYEPKTKSIAVFPANDIYTVIVNHPVPGRGGRTAVPGNSRQLLVNGTVHGIERRTGQLLWSETVVGQAFDQRHPSDIPLLFFANRVVSRVRSARFSFAVLCLDKRTGKPVYKMNSRNGQVLNYEADPEAQSVTLDLRQSLLRFTFTDEPLAPEQNDPAEKPAE from the coding sequence ATGAGTCTTCCTATGCAATCGATGTGGCGCAGCCGGCGCGCGGTGTGGACGGTGCTGATGCTGGGGAGTTTGCTCCCGTGCCGCGTTGGTTTGGCCCAGCAATTCATTCCGGGTGGACCCGTCCAAGCGATGGCGCCCGCTGATGTCTTTCCGCAACACTCGAAACTTGGACGACAATTGCTGATGGCGCAGGACGAGTTGGCGGCGAAGAATTATCGCGTCGGCTTACGTCGCCTGGGGCTGATTGTCGGCAGTGAACCGGTCCGCGGCACTCCTGACAACCAGCCGCTCAGCGAGGATCACTTCTATTCTGAAACGCCCGATGATCTTGCCACGTTTGGGAGCCTCAAGGCATCCGCGCGAGAAATCATTGCCGCACTTCCTCCCGAAGGACTTGAGGTCTACGAAGATCTGTATGGCCGCATGGCACAGGCGGAATTGCAGGCGGCTAGCGCAGCGGGAGATTTCGAAAAAATGGCCGAAATCGCGCGGCGGTATTTTCACACCGCGGCCGGTTACGAAGCGGCTTATCAAGTCGCCGCACATCACATGGATCACGGGCGCCCCATGGCGGCTGTGCGGGTTTTTGGAGAATTGCTCAAACAGCCCCGCGCCATCGAGCGCTGGGAACCGATGTTATCAACCAAGGCGGCCATTTGCTGGGCGCGAGCAGGGCGGATCTCCGAAGCAGCTGACATCTTAGCGGCGTTAAAACAGCAACAGAACGCGGATCACATTCTGCTGGGCGGTGCTCGACAACCCTTGTTTCCCGATCCAGCAGCCGAAGCGGGAAGTCTTGCCGAGATTTTTGGTCCAGCCCAATCAACGAGTCGGCGGAATGACGACTTGAGAATGGTGGGGGGCAATCCGGCCCGAAACCAGTTACAGGCCGACAGCTTTCCTTTCCTGCGCCCCACATGGCAATCGGCAGTGTCGGATAATGCCGGCGTCCTCGATATCCTAAACCATTGGAAACGCGCGCTGGCCGATGCGGAGGACCTGAGCATTCCCGCCGTCCGTCCGTTACTGGTCGATGATCTGTTGCTCGTTAAAATCTTGGGCGACGAAGCCCTTCCGACCGGATCAAAAATTCGTGCCTACGATGCACAGAGCGGTGCGGTTCGTTGGCAGACGGCGCCCAATGCCACCTACGATCCCATGCCGCCGAGTCCGACCTATAACGGCGGTCCCTCGCCCGGTGTTGAGGATATCAAGCGGAATACCGTTGCTGAGCAACGCGCTTGGCACGATCACACTTTTGCTGATCTCGCCAGCGACGGTAAGTCGGTCTATAGCGTCGAAGAATTGGACGTCCATAAGACCTCAAACGCTATGATCACCGCGTCACTCAGGGTTTATAACTTACTGTGCGCCTATGACCTACAAACCGGAAAAGCTCTCTGGGAAGTCGGCGGCGGGCCGGGCGAGATTGCGCTGCCGTTGGCCGGGACATTTTTCCTGGGGCCACCGTTACCCCTAGATGGACGTCTGTACGTGATCGCCGAACAGGATCGACACATCCGGCTGCTAGTGCTCAACCCGGAAAACGGCGAACTGTTGTGGGCGCAAAGTCTCTTCGTGGTCAATGCCGGACAGCAATCATTGGTGCTAGATGTCTGGAGGCGAGTGGCCGGTCTGAGTCCAGCGTACTCTCAAGGTTTGATCATTTGTCCCACGGGAGTGGGAGGCGTTGTAGCGTTTGATGTTGAAAGCCGCGAACTCCAATGGCATTTCACCTACGACAATGGCTCCGGCCCGGCCCGGACACCACGGCGGTTTGCCGCGTCGCCCTCCTCGCACCGCATGATGCCGGGCCAGGAAGGTCAACGTTGGTTGAATACCACACCGTTGATCGCCGAAGGGCGAGTACTGATCGCGCCGCTGGATGCGCGGCAATTTTACTGCATCGATGTCCTCACCGGCGAACTCTTGTGGCGTAAACAGCAACTCGACCGACTGCAAATCGTGGGTGTACAAGATGGAAACGTCGTTGTGTTGGGCAAACACGAACTCGAAGTGTTTCAGCTCGAAACGGGCGAGCCGGTTTTCAAAGCACCAATTCCCATTCCATCTCCCAGCGGACGCGCTGTGCTTGCCGGCGAAAACGTACTAGTCCCGTTGAGCAGCGGCGAACTGGTCGCGATTGATCTGGCGTCGGGATCGATCGTCAACCGCGCGGCGACGCCTGACGGCACGGTCCCCGGAAACCTGCTCTGTTTGCCCGACGCGGTTGTTTCACATGGGCTCACAGGGATGGCGGTTTATGAAGATTTCAGCCGCGCCAAAGAACGTATTGCCGCTCGACTTCAGGAAAACCCTAGTGACTTGCAGGCGTTGCTGGCCAGCGCAGAGATTTCGCAACAAGAGGGCGGCCTCGCTGCGGCAATTGCCGGTTTTCGTCGGGTCGCAGCAGCCACTAACGACTTAGCCGCTCAAACCCAGTTGCTCGATTTGTTACTACAGGGCTTGCAAACTGATTTTGCCACATATCAAAACCAAACGACGGAAATCAGGACCTTATTACAAGGTGTTCAGTCGGAAGCCGCCAGCGGTTCGGATAATGTCACTGATTTAGTTGTTGGTGCTCTTGATCCTATTCAGCAAGATGCGGCGTTACTGGCCCAACCAGATCGTCGGGGACTATTTCTACGCAGCCTCGGTGAAGGTTTTGCCGCACAAGGGAATCCGGCCGCCGCGATGGAGGCTTATTTGGAGTATTCCTCTACGGGTCGCGGGGATTGGTTTGACGAAGTACAGCCCGGTTGGGGAATTCGCCGGGACCAGTGGTTCGCGGCGCGGCTGTCGGAATTGTTGCACAATGCATCCGCCGAGCATAAAGCCATCCTGAACCAACAGGCAGAGCAGCAACTTGCCACTGCGATCGAGCCCCTCCAGTCGGAACAGTTGCGTCGCTTTGTGGTTCGGTATGGTAACCATCCGTTAGTCGACAAAGCCCTGCGCGCCATGGTCGATGCCACCGCTGATGGGATTCACCCTCTCGAATCCGAATTCGCATTATTGCGCTTGCGGCGCAGCACCGACGAACAGACTGTGGCATTTGCGACCGCAAAATTGGCTGCTTTGTCGATCGATTTTGGTCGGTATTCCGATGCGGCCGGTTACCTGCAAGAACTGAGGTCACTCTGGGCTGAGACGCCCATCTTGGATAAGAAAACCGGCAAAGAACTGGTCGAATCTTGGTCCACCGATCCCCTGGTCGCCGAACGGCTGTCCGACAAATCTCCTTGGCTGATGGGCCGCGTCGATGTGAGCAATGAGAAAAAATCCCAGGTCACGCGCTCAATCGCTCAACCGGTCAATGTGTTGGAGGTCCGCGAGCGTCACAGTCCGCCGCTCGCGCTGCAATGGTCCATGCCAAACGGATCGACAACCGCGACATTGACCGCCCGAGACGGCAACACAACACCGGTTTGGAATGTCGAAGTCCCCACCGGCGATGGAGGCCGAATCAATTTCAACAGTTACGCGCGCGCCTGCGGCGACTTAATGGTGTTGATGTCGGGAAACGAGATCCTCGCCGTGGATGCTCTCGGTTGGCAGAGCGGCACGGGAGTGGATGATGCTCAAGTTTCAAACGGACAGGTGCTGTGGCGCAAATACTTAAGGGGACCGTATCCCCGTCGGGGCGTCGGATCTCGTAGCAACAATTCTTGGGGCTTTGATCCGCGGGGCCGCCAACTGGGCGTGCTGGGTCCGGTGACGACTGAAGGCGTGTTCTACCGGTCGGGCCGATCCATTTTTGCTGTTGCCACCATGACCGGAGAAACGTTGTGGCAACGGGGAGGCGTGGATCGCAATAGCAGGTTGTTTGCCGATGAAGATAGGTTGATGGTCGTCTCGGGAGACGGGAAAACGGTCACGTATTTCCGCATGACGGACGGAGCTGAACTGGGGACCCGCGACTATATTCCTGGAAAGCAACTGATCGCCGCCGTTGATGGGAACGTATTGAGCTTGGCATTCATCGACAATCACTTGGTCATCCAGTTGCAGCACCTATGGTCGGGCGACATGCTCTGGAAACGAGAGTTTCACCTACGCAGTCACTACACGCGTGTGGGACACGATGAATTAGCGGTTTTGTCACCCGAGGGGCAACTGACGGTGTTGAATATCGCCGACGGGACGACGGTGTTTGAAACCGAGATGCAGTACGAGCCTAAAACCAAATCGATCGCCGTCTTTCCGGCCAACGACATCTATACGGTGATTGTCAATCATCCCGTGCCGGGACGCGGAGGTCGCACCGCAGTGCCGGGCAACTCCCGGCAATTGCTGGTCAACGGGACGGTGCACGGTATCGAACGCCGCACGGGACAACTGCTTTGGTCGGAAACGGTTGTTGGCCAAGCATTTGATCAGCGACATCCAAGCGACATTCCGCTATTGTTTTTCGCCAATCGCGTCGTGTCCCGCGTCCGCTCCGCCCGCTTCTCCTTCGCCGTACTCTGTCTGGATAAGCGGACCGGCAAACCGGTCTACAAGATGAATTCTCGCAACGGGCAAGTCTTGAATTACGAGGCGGACCCAGAAGCGCAATCCGTCACGTTGGACCTCAGACAGTCCCTGCTCCGCTTTACGTTTACGGACGAACCGCTTGCACCGGAACAAAACGACCCGGCCGAGAAACCCGCAGAGTAG
- a CDS encoding calcium-binding protein has protein sequence MALSPNRNMKFEALEDRRVMTANVDIDLDDGILTIEGTDENDIVEITYEYDDGQIDEVVVTVYDEDGDVIKDKDYDVEDVNWIVADLGDGNDSIVNNTDINMNANGGAGNDTLVGGSQADNLFGGDGNDVLSGNDGNDYLNGQAGNDTIHGGNGNDQLYGEAGNDVLSGEDGNDNLRGGDGNDMMYGQAGNDTIRGDDGNDYLNGGAGNDYMYGNDGNDRMFGGDGNDRMYGGIGGDLMNGQDGFDSLYGEAGSDSMYGGDDYDRLDGGADRDFMYGEAGNDVVLGGTGNDYMRGGDGNDSIWGQDGADSIYGDNGNDQLVGNAGDDYMRGGNGNDRMWGSNGNDRIYGDAGNDYLYGGNDNDYINGGLGADRLYGQNGNDTLDGGYDASNYDWLYGGAGADNLRQNLKRINPNSYYYISTAYLSDYNASEDTVSYRYFG, from the coding sequence ATGGCTCTCTCCCCCAACCGTAACATGAAGTTTGAAGCTCTCGAAGATCGCCGCGTGATGACCGCCAATGTCGACATCGACTTGGACGACGGCATCCTGACGATCGAAGGCACCGACGAAAACGACATCGTCGAAATCACCTACGAATACGACGACGGCCAGATCGATGAAGTCGTCGTCACCGTCTACGACGAAGATGGCGACGTGATCAAAGACAAAGACTACGACGTTGAAGATGTCAATTGGATCGTGGCCGACTTGGGCGACGGAAACGACAGCATCGTCAACAACACCGACATCAACATGAATGCCAACGGCGGAGCGGGCAACGACACGCTCGTCGGTGGTTCGCAAGCCGACAACCTGTTCGGCGGCGACGGCAACGATGTCTTAAGCGGCAACGACGGGAACGACTACCTAAACGGCCAAGCCGGTAACGACACGATTCATGGCGGCAACGGCAACGACCAACTTTACGGCGAAGCAGGCAATGACGTGCTCTCCGGCGAAGACGGAAACGACAATCTCCGCGGCGGGGACGGCAACGACATGATGTATGGCCAAGCGGGCAATGATACGATCCGCGGCGACGACGGGAATGACTACCTCAACGGCGGAGCGGGCAATGACTACATGTACGGCAATGACGGGAACGACCGGATGTTTGGCGGAGACGGCAACGATCGCATGTACGGCGGAATCGGCGGCGACCTGATGAACGGTCAGGATGGTTTCGATTCGCTGTATGGCGAAGCGGGCAGCGATTCGATGTACGGAGGCGATGACTACGACCGGCTCGACGGCGGAGCGGACCGCGACTTCATGTACGGCGAAGCCGGCAACGACGTGGTGCTGGGCGGAACCGGCAATGATTACATGCGTGGCGGAGACGGCAATGATTCCATCTGGGGCCAAGACGGGGCCGACAGCATCTACGGCGATAACGGGAACGACCAACTGGTCGGCAATGCAGGCGACGATTACATGCGGGGCGGAAACGGGAACGACCGCATGTGGGGCAGTAACGGTAACGATCGCATCTACGGTGATGCCGGCAACGATTACCTCTACGGAGGGAACGACAACGACTACATCAATGGCGGACTCGGAGCCGATCGCCTGTACGGGCAAAACGGTAACGACACACTAGATGGCGGGTACGACGCGAGCAACTACGACTGGCTGTACGGCGGAGCGGGTGCGGACAATCTGCGTCAAAACCTGAAGCGGATCAATCCCAACTCCTACTACTACATCTCGACGGCTTACCTGTCGGATTACAACGCCAGTGAAGACACGGTTTCCTATCGCTACTTTGGCTAG
- a CDS encoding S1 family peptidase, which yields MHRKCSLLIFAWFASLFLAHVPQQGVADEAPSAAATDTEAEAAQAAPATEAVEVAEPVEAAKPAVTEKPAESPYLAEGAILAVRGSSLVLTSDESAALKRGATFEVYVELPQGLGTAIIAEGKIASNDEGLLIGKITSKDKTAKLSTEMKVRFRKSEAEDEAPVKADPKSPSMKKTVTAKKITTPELPATKGFQAAVDRYKRAVLLVKDSKNKSHGTAFVISKKHRLLATNAHVADIAETVVLNETRTEYKVTRRWFHPDTLRTMHQDNQTVMKSQDPKVGSVDARGTDLAILQLEKIGPDLPAEVILADPEQAKSIVGAEIGMYGYPAYNTQAASGQFAQATFVTGTVSRLEKLNGHPEDQRVENRRRVVYSGPNYPGFSGSPIFLDNGRVVVVNHAVTNLKDGTKVAYGIRVDALWDMLGHFQLTDKINHAPAEMPEPIFIENQNPQVAKLQSAIDLMSQARAHHKQGEFSDCFDAMSKAEETAPWYWEIYLTRAKMVDEYVTRVKLTREDQAACYEASLSYYSKANELHLKSFNIRALPILLDFARQSINVARFRENTEVLKQAITVLEDKDVVKVAFEGKNAAYFLALRATVKKDLGTMNKDIKWFEGALADIDEAIRRQPGHEEYVKERNSIIRKAQLAGVVNSGN from the coding sequence ATGCATCGAAAATGCAGCCTGCTGATATTCGCTTGGTTCGCGTCGCTCTTTCTGGCGCATGTCCCGCAACAAGGAGTCGCAGACGAGGCCCCGTCCGCGGCAGCTACTGACACCGAAGCCGAGGCAGCACAAGCCGCGCCGGCTACTGAAGCGGTTGAAGTGGCGGAACCTGTCGAAGCAGCGAAACCGGCGGTAACAGAAAAACCGGCTGAGTCGCCCTATCTGGCAGAGGGCGCGATCTTGGCCGTACGTGGATCGTCATTGGTGCTCACCAGCGACGAATCAGCAGCTCTCAAAAGGGGAGCCACGTTTGAGGTCTACGTCGAACTTCCCCAAGGTTTAGGGACAGCAATCATCGCCGAGGGTAAAATTGCCTCCAACGACGAAGGCTTGCTGATCGGCAAGATCACCTCGAAAGACAAAACCGCCAAACTCTCGACCGAGATGAAAGTCCGCTTCCGCAAGTCGGAGGCCGAGGACGAAGCGCCGGTGAAGGCCGATCCAAAATCGCCTTCGATGAAGAAGACTGTCACCGCTAAAAAAATCACCACGCCGGAATTGCCCGCTACCAAGGGTTTTCAAGCCGCGGTGGATCGTTACAAGCGAGCGGTGTTGTTGGTCAAAGACAGCAAAAACAAATCGCACGGCACAGCTTTCGTCATTTCCAAAAAACACCGACTGCTGGCCACCAACGCGCATGTCGCGGATATTGCCGAAACCGTGGTGCTGAACGAAACCCGCACCGAGTACAAAGTGACGCGCCGCTGGTTCCACCCCGATACGCTGCGCACGATGCATCAAGACAATCAGACCGTCATGAAATCCCAGGATCCCAAGGTGGGATCGGTGGATGCGCGTGGAACCGACTTGGCGATTTTGCAATTGGAAAAAATTGGTCCTGATCTGCCGGCCGAAGTGATCCTGGCTGATCCGGAACAAGCCAAGTCCATCGTCGGTGCCGAAATTGGGATGTACGGCTATCCGGCCTACAACACGCAAGCAGCCAGTGGACAGTTCGCGCAAGCCACGTTCGTCACGGGGACGGTTAGCCGTTTGGAAAAACTGAATGGACACCCCGAAGACCAACGTGTGGAAAACCGCCGTCGCGTGGTCTACTCTGGTCCAAACTATCCCGGCTTTAGTGGTTCGCCGATCTTTCTGGATAACGGCCGCGTGGTGGTCGTCAATCATGCCGTGACGAACCTCAAGGACGGCACCAAGGTCGCCTATGGAATTCGTGTGGATGCTCTGTGGGACATGCTGGGACATTTTCAGTTAACCGACAAAATCAACCATGCTCCAGCCGAAATGCCTGAGCCGATTTTTATCGAGAATCAAAATCCGCAAGTGGCAAAACTGCAGTCCGCGATCGATCTGATGAGTCAGGCACGTGCCCATCACAAACAGGGAGAATTCTCTGACTGTTTTGACGCAATGTCCAAAGCGGAAGAAACGGCTCCTTGGTATTGGGAGATTTATCTCACTCGTGCCAAAATGGTCGACGAGTACGTCACCCGCGTCAAACTCACCCGCGAGGATCAGGCGGCATGTTACGAAGCCAGTCTCAGTTACTACTCCAAAGCGAATGAGTTGCATTTGAAGAGCTTCAACATTCGTGCATTGCCGATTTTGTTGGACTTCGCACGGCAGAGCATCAACGTCGCCCGCTTCCGCGAAAACACCGAAGTCCTCAAGCAGGCCATCACGGTTCTTGAGGACAAGGACGTTGTGAAGGTCGCCTTCGAAGGCAAAAATGCTGCTTATTTCCTGGCATTACGTGCGACGGTTAAGAAAGACCTCGGCACCATGAATAAGGACATTAAGTGGTTCGAAGGGGCACTGGCCGACATCGACGAAGCCATCCGTCGCCAACCGGGGCACGAGGAATACGTGAAAGAACGAAATTCCATCATCCGTAAAGCCCAACTGGCCGGCGTTGTCAATTCGGGCAATTGA
- a CDS encoding ArsR/SmtB family transcription factor has protein sequence MAKNLDHIWKALSDPTRREILDLLRDGPRQTTEIVEKFPQLSRFGVMKHLDTLREAGLVHTRSEGRLRINSLNVTPIRHITERWISKYEASWTNTLLRVKESAEASASENSQSSTKRA, from the coding sequence ATGGCGAAGAACCTGGACCACATTTGGAAAGCCTTGTCGGATCCCACGCGGCGGGAAATCCTTGACTTGCTACGAGACGGCCCTCGACAAACTACGGAAATCGTGGAAAAGTTTCCGCAGTTGTCCCGCTTCGGAGTCATGAAGCATCTCGACACGCTTCGTGAAGCGGGGTTGGTGCATACACGCAGTGAAGGCCGCCTTCGCATCAATTCGCTCAACGTGACCCCCATCCGGCATATCACAGAACGCTGGATCAGCAAGTACGAGGCGTCTTGGACCAACACGCTGTTGCGCGTTAAGGAGTCCGCCGAAGCCAGCGCATCGGAGAACTCGCAATCATCAACCAAACGCGCTTAA
- the arsC gene encoding arsenate reductase (glutaredoxin) (This arsenate reductase requires both glutathione and glutaredoxin to convert arsenate to arsenite, after which the efflux transporter formed by ArsA and ArsB can extrude the arsenite from the cell, providing resistance.), giving the protein MYTQNTSPTSYDTMKIYHNPRCSKSRQTLQLIRDAGIEPDVVEYLKTPPTTDELDAILKKLGIEPSALFRTGEAIYKELGLKGRELSREEAIALLVEHPQLIERPIVVKGRQAILGRPPENVQALLPQ; this is encoded by the coding sequence ATGTACACACAGAACACTTCACCAACTAGCTACGACACGATGAAAATTTACCACAACCCCCGCTGTTCCAAGAGCCGACAAACGCTGCAGTTGATTCGCGATGCCGGCATCGAACCGGATGTCGTCGAATACCTCAAAACACCACCAACCACAGACGAGTTGGACGCGATCCTGAAGAAGCTAGGGATTGAGCCGAGCGCTTTGTTTCGGACTGGCGAGGCCATCTATAAGGAACTTGGCTTGAAGGGGCGTGAATTATCGCGTGAGGAAGCCATTGCGCTGCTGGTCGAGCATCCCCAACTGATCGAACGTCCCATCGTCGTCAAAGGCCGCCAAGCCATCTTAGGACGCCCACCGGAAAACGTGCAGGCATTGTTGCCGCAATGA
- a CDS encoding SRPBCC family protein, producing MPETQDLSVDVIQTVDINAAIGDSYQALIRRLTDENSTPDNKPLPMVLEQWPGGRWFRDLGNGQGHLWGFVQVIKPPTLIEIHGPMFMSYPVAGHIQFRLTQIPGGTELYLRHRALGQVEEEHREGVTYGWEYFANTVKQLAE from the coding sequence ATGCCCGAAACGCAAGATCTCTCAGTCGATGTGATTCAAACCGTAGATATCAACGCCGCGATCGGGGATTCCTACCAAGCATTGATCCGTCGACTGACCGATGAAAACTCGACGCCCGACAACAAACCGTTGCCGATGGTGCTCGAACAATGGCCGGGCGGCCGCTGGTTTCGCGACTTGGGAAATGGCCAAGGGCATCTGTGGGGCTTTGTGCAGGTGATCAAGCCACCAACACTGATCGAAATTCATGGCCCGATGTTCATGTCCTATCCTGTCGCTGGGCACATCCAATTTCGACTGACACAAATTCCCGGCGGCACCGAATTGTATTTGCGGCATCGCGCACTGGGGCAGGTGGAAGAAGAGCACCGTGAAGGCGTGACGTATGGCTGGGAGTATTTTGCCAACACTGTCAAACAACTTGCGGAGTGA
- a CDS encoding DUF1501 domain-containing protein, with translation MSRQSCHEFRTKSRLNRRDLLQAGALSLLGAGLPRVARAGDAGSGPVGFGSAKACIFLFMWGGPSQLETFDPKPHAPSEVRGEFNPIDTAAPGVQICELFQNLSQQMDKVAVVRSLNHTDPAHLSSGHATLTGHWAPVINSDAAPPSEKDTPHMGSMMSRLRPMPATLPSFVTMPWLALHPAAPGGRAPGQHGGWLGHKFDPFLVTGDPSKPDWNVPALRLIDGMSADRLQDRRALLGMVDAQRAALDRSAQVVDVAGQQQQAFQLLGSDRTRQAFDLNGEPDAVRDRYGRNLHGQCVLMARRLVERGVPFVSINWHNDGKNFWDTHGNNFNRMKKDLVPPADQALSTLLVDLEERGLLDETIVAWVGEFGRNPKIDTSNAGRNHWPRCYNGLLAGGGIRGGQVYGSSDAQAAAPKDNPVSPLDFAATIYHALGIPAELMVPDRSGRPQFVYSGHPMLPLFA, from the coding sequence ATGTCCCGCCAGAGTTGCCACGAATTCCGCACCAAGTCACGACTGAATCGTCGTGATCTGTTGCAAGCCGGTGCGCTAAGCTTGCTGGGCGCTGGTCTTCCCCGCGTCGCGCGAGCGGGAGACGCTGGTTCGGGACCGGTCGGTTTTGGATCGGCCAAGGCGTGTATTTTTCTGTTCATGTGGGGCGGCCCCAGTCAACTAGAAACCTTTGATCCCAAACCGCATGCGCCGTCCGAAGTGCGGGGGGAATTCAATCCCATCGATACCGCCGCTCCCGGTGTGCAGATCTGCGAGCTGTTTCAGAACCTTTCGCAGCAGATGGACAAAGTGGCGGTCGTCCGTTCATTGAATCATACCGACCCGGCGCATCTCTCCAGCGGACATGCCACGCTCACGGGACATTGGGCGCCGGTGATCAACAGCGATGCGGCTCCCCCCAGTGAAAAAGACACGCCGCACATGGGAAGCATGATGTCGCGACTGCGGCCCATGCCGGCCACGCTGCCCTCGTTTGTGACGATGCCCTGGTTGGCGCTGCACCCCGCAGCCCCGGGCGGCCGCGCGCCGGGACAACATGGTGGCTGGCTGGGTCACAAGTTCGATCCCTTTTTGGTCACAGGCGACCCGAGCAAACCGGATTGGAATGTCCCCGCGCTGCGATTGATCGATGGGATGTCGGCCGACCGTCTGCAAGATCGCCGCGCGTTGTTGGGCATGGTCGATGCCCAGCGGGCGGCGCTGGACCGCTCCGCACAGGTCGTCGATGTCGCCGGGCAACAACAGCAAGCGTTTCAACTATTGGGTTCAGACCGCACTCGGCAGGCGTTTGACTTGAACGGAGAACCGGATGCGGTCCGCGATCGTTACGGGCGGAACCTGCACGGACAGTGCGTGCTGATGGCGCGGCGGCTCGTCGAACGAGGCGTTCCGTTCGTCTCAATCAATTGGCACAACGACGGCAAGAATTTCTGGGATACGCACGGCAACAATTTCAATCGTATGAAAAAAGATCTCGTCCCGCCTGCGGATCAAGCCTTGTCAACACTGCTGGTTGATCTTGAGGAACGAGGCCTGCTGGATGAGACCATCGTGGCTTGGGTGGGTGAGTTCGGCCGCAATCCGAAAATCGATACCAGCAATGCGGGGCGGAACCATTGGCCGCGATGTTACAACGGATTGTTGGCCGGTGGTGGGATTCGCGGCGGGCAAGTCTATGGCAGCAGCGATGCTCAAGCGGCCGCACCCAAGGACAATCCGGTCTCACCGCTGGATTTCGCGGCGACGATTTACCATGCACTTGGTATCCCTGCAGAACTCATGGTGCCCGACCGCTCCGGCCGCCCGCAATTTGTCTACTCCGGCCACCCGATGCTGCCATTATTTGCATAG